The Arctopsyche grandis isolate Sample6627 chromosome 7, ASM5162203v2, whole genome shotgun sequence genome includes a window with the following:
- the LOC143914454 gene encoding trafficking protein particle complex subunit 13: MDFKDSSEHPVALKVMRLTRPTFISPQIVTCDAKDLPGNLLNNYLKDDIVAVKGMETMAAGQFLLVPQSFGNIYLGETFSCYLCVHNETRQIVKDVSVKADLQTSSQHIPLSTHQSRSVCAALGPDDTVNDVIHHEVKDLGTHILMCEISYLTSLNTMASFRKFFKFQVMKPLDVKTKFYNVGSDEVYLEAHIQNITSGPICLEKVSLDSSQLFKATSLNMVDGDKSVFGDMNLLQPQASCQYLYCLAPQTALAADLKQLAATRNMGKLDIVWRSNLGERGRLQTSQLQRMPPDCGDIRLTFESLPSKVLLEVAFDFKCKIINTSERQMELILKLKSTETAGLLWAGVSDRKIGNLEPGATTILSLCAFPISAGLQTITGISLVDNFLKRTYDYDDIASVFVTQFF, from the coding sequence ATGGATTTCAAAGACAGTAGTGAACATCCAGTGGCATTAAAAGTTATGAGATTGACTCGCCCAACTTTCATAAGTCCACAAATAGTGACATGCGATGCCAAAGATCTTCCTGGAAACCTATTGAACAATTATTTAAAAGACGACATAGTAGCAGTAAAGGGAATGGAAACCATGGCAGCCGGTCAATTTCTTTTGGTACCCCAGAGTTTTGGAAATATATATCTTGGTGAGACATTTTCGTGCTATTTGTGTGTGCATAATGAGACCAGACAAATCGTTAAGGACGTGTCGGTTAAAGCCGATTTGCAGACCAGCTCGCAACACATTCCACTGTCAACGCATCAAAGCAGATCAGTTTGTGCCGCTTTGGGACCCGATGACACAGTCAATGATGTTATCCACCACGAGGTTAAAGACTTGGGCACTCACATATTGATGTGTGAAATCAGCTATTTAACATCCCTCAACACGATGGCCTCTTTTCGCAAATTCTTCAAGTTCCAAGTGATGAAGCCGTTGGATGTTAAAACTAAATTTTACAACGTTGGTTCGGACGAAGTTTACCTCGAGGCGCACATTCAAAACATAACTTCGGGACCGATCTGCTTAGAGAAAGTATCTTTGGATTCGTCCCAACTTTTCAAAGCCACTTCTTTGAACATGGTTGATGGTGATAAGTCTGTGTTCGGCGATATGAACCTTTTACAACCGCAAGCTAGTTGCCAATATTTGTATTGCTTGGCTCCGCAGACGGCTCTCGCTGCCGATTTGAAGCAATTGGCTGCTACTAGAAACATGGGCAAGCTAGATATTGTGTGGCGGTCAAATTTGGGAGAAAGGGGCCGCTTACAAACTAGTCAATTGCAGAGAATGCCTCCTGATTGCGGTGATATTAGATTGACTTTCGAATCATTACCTAGTAAAGTTCTATTAGAAGTTGCGTTTGACTTCAAATGCAAAATTATCAATACGAGTGAGAGACAGATGGAGCTTATCCTGAAATTAAAGTCGACAGAGACTGCCGGTTTATTGTGGGCTGGTGTATCAgatagaaaaattggaaatttgGAGCCGGGAGCCACTACGATATTGTCGTTGTGTGCCTTTCCAATATCGGCTGGCCTTCAAACAATAACTGGCATTTCTTTAGTTGACAATTTCTTAAAGAGGACGTATGATTATGATGATATCGCTTCTGTGTTTGtaactcaatttttttaa